A single window of Terriglobia bacterium DNA harbors:
- a CDS encoding DUF3667 domain-containing protein has translation MAATVQGSATAVKQEESSTCPTCGETITQEFCPACGEHSFDRNTFSFKHFAQHFVHELFEMDSRALRTFRYLLTKPGFVTAEYLAGKRSRYVNPLRLFLFTFALMMLVLLFHSPFDLRPAMAGDQTGVMHRFVAKMAAQKGVSEEVLLDRVNERIVFYYERAELINVLAMTCLLAVLYRKQKWYFAEHAVTALYFLSFTFLLTIVKWPFWMAAGAPIRGFWENLLTLLFLAISLPYLWVTLRKLHGEGKRKTTVKTLVAYGGTQLAIIVTTTISVVLALLQTRFGH, from the coding sequence ATGGCCGCCACAGTCCAGGGAAGCGCTACCGCTGTAAAACAAGAGGAATCTTCAACATGTCCAACATGCGGTGAAACCATCACGCAGGAATTCTGCCCTGCCTGCGGTGAGCATAGTTTTGATCGGAACACTTTCTCCTTCAAACATTTTGCTCAGCACTTCGTGCATGAGCTGTTCGAAATGGACTCCAGGGCCTTGCGAACCTTTCGTTACCTGCTCACCAAGCCGGGGTTTGTTACCGCCGAATATCTCGCCGGCAAGAGATCCAGGTATGTAAATCCCCTTCGGCTCTTTTTGTTTACCTTTGCCTTGATGATGTTGGTGTTATTGTTTCATTCTCCCTTCGACCTTCGGCCTGCGATGGCCGGTGACCAGACGGGGGTTATGCATAGGTTTGTCGCGAAGATGGCGGCCCAGAAAGGTGTTTCAGAAGAGGTCCTTCTTGATCGCGTGAATGAACGCATTGTTTTTTATTATGAACGGGCAGAGCTCATCAATGTGCTGGCGATGACTTGCCTGCTCGCGGTCCTCTACCGTAAGCAGAAGTGGTATTTCGCCGAGCATGCCGTCACAGCTCTTTATTTCTTGTCATTTACATTCCTGCTGACCATTGTGAAATGGCCATTCTGGATGGCCGCAGGTGCGCCTATCCGGGGTTTCTGGGAGAATCTCCTGACACTACTCTTTCTTGCCATCAGTCTTCCGTACTTGTGGGTGACCTTACGGAAGCTCCATGGTGAGGGTAAACGGAAAACCACGGTCAAGACGCTTGTGGCCTACGGCGGGACTCAGCTTGCGATTATCGTGACCACCACGATCAGCGTCGTGCTCGCCTTGTTACAGACCCGCTTTGGGCATTAG
- the fabZ gene encoding 3-hydroxyacyl-ACP dehydratase FabZ has translation MSETTNLNATEASAPAAPSGAMDINQIQAILPHRYPFLLIDRVLEIERKKRIVAIKNVTINEPFFAGHFPGFPIMPGVLIVEAMAQAGGAMLLKEVEDRSDKLIVFTGIEKARFRRPVVPGDQLRIEVVMLSWKEGASRIAVRMEGKAFVNGKVVCDGTVSAQLVSLKRGQTGTESPAEATE, from the coding sequence ATGAGTGAAACCACAAACCTGAACGCCACAGAAGCCTCGGCTCCCGCAGCCCCCTCAGGCGCTATGGACATCAACCAGATCCAGGCAATCCTGCCTCATCGCTACCCGTTTCTGCTGATTGACCGGGTACTGGAAATAGAGCGCAAGAAGCGGATTGTGGCCATCAAGAATGTGACCATCAATGAGCCATTTTTTGCCGGCCATTTCCCCGGCTTCCCCATCATGCCCGGCGTGCTGATCGTGGAAGCCATGGCCCAGGCCGGCGGCGCCATGCTGCTTAAAGAAGTTGAAGACCGCAGCGATAAATTGATTGTCTTCACCGGCATAGAGAAGGCGCGCTTTCGCCGTCCAGTGGTGCCGGGCGACCAGCTTCGGATTGAGGTGGTGATGCTGAGCTGGAAAGAAGGCGCGTCACGCATTGCCGTACGCATGGAAGGCAAGGCGTTTGTGAATGGCAAAGTAGTCTGTGATGGCACCGTAAGCGCGCAACTGGTATCGCTCAAGCGCGGGCAGACAGGCACGGAATCTCCGGCTGAAGCAACAGAATGA
- the glmU gene encoding bifunctional UDP-N-acetylglucosamine diphosphorylase/glucosamine-1-phosphate N-acetyltransferase GlmU codes for MPNVKNNGNPDFAIVIMAAGKGTRLKSSRAKVLHEIAGQPLLAHVIKAAQQIVPAQHIFVIVGHQAEKVRAAVAPLGVQFVLQAEQRGTGHAVMCAREQVSSYQNILVLSGDVPLIRPETIAQLRDFHLGKKAAMTILTAEPPDPFGYGRVIRAGSSDRVKAIVEQKALTKSQQKEREINSGIYAFATKPLFANIDRLSTNNAHHELYLTDMAALLVKSKATVLALKASDAAEVLGANTLAELSSLDATMRRRKCADLMAAGVSIYRPETCTIDNDVEIGADTILEPFVQILGRTRIGSDCRIRSYSVISDSQIADNVLLRPGCIIDQSTIAAGAQLGPYTHVRPGSEIGEGAHVGNFVEIKKTRLGRGTKANHLSYLGDSDIGADVNVGAGTITCNFDGVNKHMTVIEEGAFIGSDSTLVAPVRIGQGAYVGAGSTITKNVPADALALGRSHQVTKERWASHRRDQQAKAKAGK; via the coding sequence ATGCCTAACGTGAAAAACAACGGTAATCCTGATTTCGCCATAGTAATCATGGCAGCGGGGAAAGGTACGCGGCTCAAATCCAGCCGCGCCAAAGTCCTGCATGAAATCGCCGGCCAGCCTCTTCTGGCGCATGTAATCAAGGCTGCGCAGCAGATCGTTCCCGCCCAGCACATTTTTGTCATCGTCGGCCATCAGGCTGAAAAGGTGCGCGCGGCTGTTGCTCCCTTGGGCGTTCAGTTTGTCTTGCAGGCTGAACAGCGCGGCACCGGTCACGCCGTCATGTGCGCTCGCGAACAGGTGTCCTCATACCAGAACATCCTCGTGCTCTCCGGTGACGTGCCTTTGATCCGTCCTGAGACCATTGCTCAGTTGCGCGATTTCCATCTCGGCAAAAAAGCTGCCATGACGATTCTTACCGCTGAGCCTCCCGATCCCTTTGGCTATGGTCGTGTGATTCGCGCCGGCTCCAGTGATCGTGTGAAAGCCATCGTGGAGCAGAAGGCTCTGACCAAATCTCAGCAGAAAGAACGTGAGATCAATTCCGGCATTTACGCTTTTGCCACCAAGCCGCTATTTGCCAATATTGATCGCCTCAGCACGAACAACGCGCATCACGAGCTTTACCTCACAGATATGGCTGCGCTGCTGGTAAAAAGCAAGGCCACCGTGCTAGCTCTTAAAGCCTCCGATGCTGCTGAAGTCCTGGGCGCAAACACTCTGGCGGAGCTGTCATCTCTGGATGCGACCATGCGCAGGCGCAAATGCGCTGATCTGATGGCCGCGGGCGTCAGCATTTATCGGCCGGAAACCTGCACGATCGATAATGACGTTGAAATCGGCGCGGACACAATTCTTGAGCCTTTCGTGCAGATTCTAGGCCGCACGCGCATTGGCTCGGACTGCCGCATACGCTCTTACAGCGTCATCAGCGATTCGCAGATTGCTGACAATGTGCTGCTTCGTCCCGGCTGCATCATTGATCAATCCACCATTGCCGCGGGAGCGCAGCTTGGTCCGTACACCCATGTGCGTCCTGGAAGCGAGATCGGTGAGGGCGCGCATGTGGGCAATTTTGTCGAAATAAAAAAGACCCGCCTGGGACGCGGCACCAAAGCCAACCACCTCAGTTATCTCGGCGACTCGGATATCGGCGCAGACGTGAACGTGGGCGCGGGCACTATTACTTGCAATTTCGATGGCGTCAACAAACACATGACCGTGATTGAAGAAGGCGCTTTCATCGGCAGCGACTCCACCCTGGTGGCGCCCGTTCGTATTGGGCAAGGAGCTTACGTGGGCGCGGGTTCAACCATCACAAAAAACGTTCCCGCGGACGCTCTGGCCCTGGGCCGCAGCCACCAGGTCACCAAAGAGCGGTGGGCCAGCCATCGCAGGGACCAGCAGGCCAAAGCCAAGGCTGGAAAGTAA
- the lpxI gene encoding UDP-2,3-diacylglucosamine diphosphatase LpxI (LpxI, functionally equivalent to LpxH, replaces it in LPS biosynthesis in a minority of bacteria.) encodes MIEGQKLGLIAGNGSFPLLLLDAARAQGAQVVVAAIKEETSPLIESRGAATVHWMSLGELSKLIDFFKREGVSTAIMAGQVKHKQIFSSIRPDWRLAKVLLSLGTRNTDSLIGAVAKVLEDEGIHLISSTSYLEPLLARPGVLTRRQPSEAEQKDIEYGRQVARQLAQYDIGQTVVIAQAACVALEAMEGTDATIIRAGELMKSAAVDGDSMLSRKLTVVKVAKPNQDMRFDVPVIGLKTIETMAQVGATCLAIDAGKCLFLDGEKIVQAADEAGIAVAAGEG; translated from the coding sequence ATGATTGAGGGCCAAAAACTCGGGCTCATTGCAGGAAATGGCAGTTTTCCTTTGCTGCTGCTGGATGCGGCCCGCGCTCAGGGCGCTCAGGTAGTGGTGGCCGCCATCAAGGAAGAAACTTCTCCTCTCATTGAGAGCCGCGGCGCCGCCACGGTTCACTGGATGTCACTGGGCGAGTTGAGCAAGCTGATTGACTTCTTCAAGCGTGAAGGCGTGAGCACCGCGATCATGGCCGGCCAGGTCAAGCACAAGCAGATATTCTCCTCCATACGGCCGGACTGGCGGCTGGCCAAGGTGCTTTTGTCCCTGGGCACGCGCAACACGGACTCTTTGATCGGCGCGGTAGCCAAGGTGCTGGAAGATGAAGGCATTCACCTGATCAGTTCCACCTCCTATCTTGAGCCACTGCTGGCGCGACCGGGAGTACTCACGCGCCGCCAGCCAAGTGAAGCCGAGCAGAAAGATATCGAGTATGGCCGACAGGTGGCGCGCCAACTGGCCCAGTACGATATTGGCCAGACAGTCGTAATTGCGCAGGCTGCCTGCGTGGCCCTGGAAGCGATGGAAGGCACCGACGCGACGATCATCCGGGCCGGCGAGCTGATGAAGAGCGCTGCTGTGGACGGCGACTCCATGCTAAGCCGTAAGCTGACCGTCGTAAAAGTCGCCAAGCCAAATCAGGACATGCGCTTTGACGTGCCGGTGATCGGATTGAAAACGATTGAGACCATGGCGCAAGTCGGCGCAACGTGCCTGGCGATCGATGCAGGGAAGTGCCTCTTCTTGGATGGAGAGAAGATCGTTCAGGCGGCGGATGAGGCGGGGATCGCGGTGGCGGCTGGAGAAGGTTGA
- the lpxA gene encoding acyl-ACP--UDP-N-acetylglucosamine O-acyltransferase, protein MTHPTALIDSQAQVHSTCTIGPYCVVGAGVELGEQCELMSHVAIHGPTKIGSQNRFFSFCAIGGEPQDLTYKGEETRLEIGNHNVFREYVTVNRGTTKGGGLTKIGSHTLLMAYAHVGHDSVIGDHAMLVNAATLAGHVTVEEWAVVGALCAVHQFTRIGAHSYIGGGTIITKDVLPFAKCATPREVKTYGLNSVGLQRRGFSEERIQKIHHAFRVLLNSKLNTSQAVEKLRSEADRSEDVDMLIRFIEDSERGVIK, encoded by the coding sequence ATGACCCATCCCACAGCATTGATAGATTCCCAGGCGCAGGTGCATTCAACCTGCACGATAGGGCCGTATTGCGTGGTGGGCGCGGGCGTGGAACTGGGTGAGCAGTGCGAACTGATGTCGCACGTGGCTATCCATGGGCCAACGAAGATTGGCTCGCAGAACCGATTCTTTTCTTTCTGCGCGATTGGTGGCGAGCCGCAGGACCTGACTTATAAAGGTGAAGAAACCCGGCTGGAAATCGGCAACCACAACGTTTTCCGTGAATACGTAACCGTCAATCGGGGCACAACCAAGGGTGGCGGCTTGACGAAGATCGGCAGTCATACGCTGTTGATGGCGTATGCACATGTGGGCCATGACTCCGTGATTGGCGATCATGCCATGCTGGTAAATGCTGCCACGCTCGCCGGACACGTCACCGTGGAAGAGTGGGCTGTCGTGGGCGCGCTGTGTGCAGTGCATCAATTCACCAGGATCGGGGCGCACTCTTACATTGGCGGAGGCACCATTATTACCAAGGACGTGCTGCCCTTTGCCAAGTGCGCCACGCCGCGCGAAGTGAAAACTTATGGCCTGAATTCAGTGGGGTTGCAACGCCGGGGGTTCAGTGAAGAGCGCATTCAAAAGATCCATCATGCGTTTCGAGTGTTGCTGAACTCCAAGCTGAACACCTCGCAGGCGGTGGAGAAATTGAGGTCGGAAGCTGATCGCAGCGAAGACGTGGATATGCTGATTCGATTTATAGAAGACTCAGAACGCGGCGTTATCAAATAA
- a CDS encoding PCYCGC domain-containing protein: protein MKHFLSVLTVLLAAGMTHAQFVNQAAEVPAFHPAPPKAGTTLPPVLTQKQLADQGMIAPAQVASYKAAAKVGSVLYQMPCYCYCDRNHGHASLRSCFEGTHGASCGTCMQESLYSYRQSKKGWSAKMIRDGIMRGDYKLLDLQNPEPVN, encoded by the coding sequence ATGAAGCATTTTTTAAGTGTCCTCACTGTCCTTCTTGCCGCCGGCATGACGCACGCCCAGTTTGTGAACCAGGCCGCTGAAGTTCCGGCGTTCCATCCCGCGCCTCCCAAGGCCGGTACGACTCTGCCGCCCGTGCTCACACAAAAGCAGCTTGCGGACCAGGGCATGATCGCCCCTGCGCAGGTGGCTTCATATAAAGCCGCTGCCAAGGTGGGTTCGGTCCTGTATCAGATGCCTTGTTATTGCTATTGCGACCGCAACCATGGCCACGCCAGCCTGCGCAGCTGCTTTGAGGGTACGCATGGCGCGAGTTGTGGCACTTGCATGCAGGAATCGCTTTATTCTTATCGCCAGTCCAAAAAAGGCTGGTCGGCTAAGATGATTCGTGATGGCATTATGCGGGGTGACTATAAGTTGCTGGATCTTCAAAATCCGGAGCCGGTAAACTAA
- the lepB gene encoding signal peptidase I, giving the protein MRDLFFSVLVSFFIILFVYQPVKVEGGSMEPGLEDQERIFINKLVYRLESIERGDIIVFRYPRDTRKSFIKRVIGLPGDHIKIAYGHVYVNDEQLSEPYVPSDYLDARSYSDIVVPGNSYFVLGDHRSMSNDSRDFGPVMRSYIYGKAVFGYWPMEKLGILH; this is encoded by the coding sequence ATGCGGGACCTGTTCTTTTCCGTGCTGGTTTCATTCTTCATCATCCTGTTTGTGTATCAGCCTGTAAAAGTAGAAGGCGGCAGCATGGAGCCGGGCCTGGAAGACCAGGAGCGCATCTTTATCAACAAACTGGTGTACCGACTGGAGAGCATTGAACGCGGCGACATTATCGTGTTCCGCTATCCACGCGATACGCGCAAGAGTTTTATCAAACGCGTGATCGGGCTGCCCGGCGACCACATCAAAATAGCTTACGGACATGTCTACGTGAATGATGAACAGCTCTCAGAGCCTTATGTGCCTTCAGACTACCTGGATGCCCGCTCCTATTCAGACATTGTGGTGCCCGGCAATTCCTACTTTGTGCTGGGCGACCATCGATCCATGTCCAATGACAGCCGCGATTTTGGCCCGGTAATGCGAAGCTACATCTACGGCAAAGCCGTCTTTGGCTATTGGCCCATGGAGAAGCTGGGAATACTGCACTGA
- a CDS encoding YvcK family protein has protein sequence MPPPAEQNRGRSARGIRVVAIGGGTGLSTLLKGLKQYTVRTGEVAPDGPYISDLTGLVTVSDDGGSSGRLRRELGMLPPGDVRNCLVALSEDENFLSKLFQFRFSSPGDLEGHNFGNLFLAALTAMTGDFAVAVQQASEILATRGHILPATSANVQLKAIMDDGSQVLGETNINASQRRIVELQIVPANPEPLPQALAAIAAADVITMGPGSLFTSLVTNLLVRGIPQAIAASPAVKVFICNLMTEANESLHMKASDHIRAIYDHSPSRIFDYALVNTVPVSASMRERYAEEHAEQVEADIPAIEALGVKCIPGNFIMESHFARHATDRLCQELVRLAYSARRSPELARQALR, from the coding sequence ATGCCGCCGCCAGCAGAGCAGAATCGTGGCCGCTCAGCTCGCGGGATTCGTGTTGTCGCCATCGGCGGCGGCACCGGCCTTTCCACCTTGCTCAAAGGCCTTAAGCAATACACAGTGCGCACCGGCGAAGTTGCTCCCGACGGGCCCTACATATCAGATCTCACCGGACTGGTCACCGTAAGTGATGATGGCGGCTCCAGTGGACGGCTGCGTCGTGAGCTGGGCATGCTGCCGCCCGGCGATGTCCGCAACTGCCTTGTCGCGCTCTCTGAAGACGAGAACTTTCTCTCCAAGCTGTTTCAGTTTCGCTTCTCCAGTCCTGGCGACCTTGAAGGACATAACTTCGGCAACCTGTTTCTGGCCGCGCTCACGGCCATGACGGGTGACTTTGCCGTGGCCGTTCAGCAGGCTTCGGAAATCCTGGCCACCCGCGGACACATCCTCCCTGCCACCTCGGCCAATGTGCAGCTCAAAGCCATTATGGACGACGGTTCGCAGGTGCTGGGTGAGACAAATATCAATGCCAGCCAGCGCCGGATCGTTGAACTGCAGATTGTGCCGGCCAATCCTGAGCCTTTGCCGCAGGCATTGGCGGCCATCGCCGCTGCCGACGTCATCACCATGGGCCCGGGCTCGCTCTTCACCAGCCTGGTCACGAATCTTCTGGTTCGCGGCATTCCTCAAGCTATCGCGGCCTCGCCCGCCGTCAAGGTCTTCATCTGCAACCTGATGACGGAAGCCAATGAAAGCTTGCACATGAAAGCCTCTGACCACATCCGGGCCATTTATGATCACTCCCCGAGCAGGATTTTTGATTACGCCCTGGTAAATACGGTCCCTGTTTCAGCGAGCATGAGAGAGCGCTATGCGGAAGAGCATGCCGAGCAGGTGGAAGCTGATATTCCTGCCATTGAGGCGCTCGGCGTCAAGTGCATTCCCGGCAACTTCATCATGGAAAGCCATTTTGCCCGTCACGCCACTGACCGCCTATGCCAGGAACTGGTGCGGCTGGCATATTCCGCCCGTCGCTCCCCCGAACTGGCCCGGCAGGCTTTAAGATGA
- a CDS encoding M13 family metallopeptidase, whose translation MRRLFLVVFLCLSTFAFSQQKSASSEELPKLEHLSADQVNPQIDPCTDFYQYTCSKFFAANPIPPDRAGWGVAGPLQQWNETVLRQALEAAAAKKQGRTAVEQKIGDYWTSCMDETAVESSSAKAFQAELKRIDDLKQKSQLADQIAHQHSTIGSAWAVDDNATFAPLFGLSAIQDYDDAQKTVAQFDQGGFSLPGREFYSKDDAKSQEIRKQYLAHIANMLKLSGESQSQATADAAVVMQIETELANAAMDVVKRRDPKNINNKMTLAELQKLTPSFDFQRYLTLVHAPAQQTFLVTSPDFFKGLEHAIQQHPLAHWKAYLKWQLAHESAPYMGKAFVNENFNFFAHTLTGTPELSPRWRRCVHSTDNALGEALGQAYVARAFPPDSKERVLRIVKAIEGALDQDITNVNWMTGATKKQASAKLHGILDKVGYPDKWRDYSALEIKPDNYLENVHRATAFEYNRWLQKIGKPIDRYDWTMTPPTINAYYDPQFNTINFPAGILQPPFFNANADDATNFGAEGSVIGHEITHGFDDQGRKFDDKGNLHELVDCRRRQEL comes from the coding sequence ATGCGTCGCTTGTTTCTCGTGGTTTTCTTGTGCCTCTCAACATTTGCTTTTTCCCAGCAGAAAAGCGCTTCATCAGAAGAGCTGCCCAAGCTTGAGCATTTGAGCGCGGACCAGGTAAATCCGCAGATCGATCCCTGCACGGATTTTTACCAGTACACCTGCAGCAAATTTTTTGCCGCCAACCCCATTCCTCCTGACCGCGCAGGCTGGGGCGTTGCGGGCCCGCTGCAGCAATGGAATGAGACGGTGCTGCGCCAGGCGCTGGAAGCAGCCGCAGCCAAAAAACAGGGCCGCACAGCCGTGGAACAGAAGATAGGCGATTACTGGACCAGTTGCATGGATGAGACTGCAGTCGAAAGCTCTTCCGCCAAGGCCTTTCAGGCGGAGTTGAAGCGCATTGACGATCTCAAGCAGAAATCGCAGTTGGCTGACCAGATCGCCCACCAGCACTCCACCATTGGAAGCGCCTGGGCAGTCGATGATAACGCGACTTTCGCGCCATTGTTCGGCTTGTCCGCCATTCAGGATTATGACGACGCGCAAAAGACGGTCGCGCAGTTTGACCAGGGCGGCTTCTCACTGCCCGGACGCGAGTTTTATTCCAAAGACGATGCCAAGTCCCAGGAGATCCGCAAGCAATACCTGGCGCACATAGCCAACATGCTCAAGCTCAGTGGCGAGTCCCAATCACAGGCCACCGCTGACGCCGCCGTGGTAATGCAGATTGAAACCGAACTGGCCAATGCCGCCATGGACGTGGTGAAACGCCGCGATCCCAAAAATATTAACAACAAGATGACGCTGGCGGAGCTTCAGAAGTTAACTCCCTCATTCGATTTTCAGCGCTATCTCACGCTGGTGCACGCTCCCGCACAGCAGACGTTTCTGGTGACCTCGCCGGATTTCTTCAAGGGCCTTGAGCATGCCATTCAGCAGCATCCTCTCGCTCATTGGAAAGCGTATCTCAAATGGCAACTGGCACACGAATCCGCGCCTTATATGGGCAAGGCATTCGTGAATGAAAATTTTAACTTCTTCGCGCACACGCTCACTGGCACACCGGAGCTTTCGCCACGCTGGCGGCGTTGCGTACACTCCACGGACAACGCGCTGGGTGAAGCGCTGGGCCAGGCCTATGTTGCCCGCGCCTTTCCTCCGGACAGCAAAGAACGCGTGCTGCGCATTGTAAAAGCGATTGAGGGCGCCCTGGACCAGGACATCACCAACGTGAACTGGATGACCGGTGCCACCAAGAAGCAGGCCAGCGCCAAACTCCATGGCATCCTGGATAAAGTCGGCTATCCCGACAAATGGCGCGACTACTCGGCCCTGGAAATTAAGCCGGATAATTATCTGGAAAACGTGCATCGTGCCACAGCGTTTGAATACAACCGCTGGCTGCAAAAAATCGGCAAGCCGATTGACCGCTATGACTGGACCATGACGCCGCCCACGATCAATGCTTACTACGATCCGCAGTTCAACACCATCAACTTCCCCGCCGGAATCCTGCAGCCGCCTTTCTTCAACGCGAATGCGGACGACGCTACAAACTTTGGCGCTGAAGGCTCGGTGATTGGCCATGAAATCACGCACGGCTTTGACGACCAGGGCCGCAAGTTTGACGATAAAGGCAACCTGCACGAACTGGTGGACTGCCGAAGACGCCAAGAACTATGA
- a CDS encoding transposase, with protein sequence MPTHIHLLFTALEDENGYPFSLAEIMKGIKGVSARNINKLLNRRGQLWQDESFDRIMRAGEFQDKLEYIFANPINAGLAKRPGQYKWVWMQKIAQARVPVPQESTSNASKPK encoded by the coding sequence ATGCCAACCCACATTCATCTTCTCTTTACTGCGCTGGAAGACGAGAATGGTTATCCGTTTTCTCTTGCTGAGATCATGAAAGGGATCAAAGGAGTTTCAGCACGCAACATCAATAAATTGCTGAATAGACGTGGTCAGCTCTGGCAGGATGAATCATTTGACAGAATCATGCGTGCTGGAGAGTTTCAGGACAAGTTGGAGTACATTTTTGCCAATCCGATTAATGCTGGACTTGCTAAGCGGCCCGGCCAATACAAATGGGTTTGGATGCAGAAAATCGCACAGGCAAGAGTGCCTGTGCCACAAGAATCTACCTCGAACGCCTCCAAGCCCAAATAA